Sequence from the Rutidosis leptorrhynchoides isolate AG116_Rl617_1_P2 chromosome 3, CSIRO_AGI_Rlap_v1, whole genome shotgun sequence genome:
accccatccaaagtaccggatgctttagtacttcgaattcgtttttatcatgtccgaaagatttcccggaatgataggggatattcttatatgcatcttgttaatgtcggttaccaggtgttcaccatatgaatgaattttatctctatgtatgggatgtatattgaaatatgaaatcttgtggtctattattatgatttgataatatatatgttaaacctataactcaccaacatttttgttgacgttttaagcatgtttattctcaggtgattattaagagcttccgctgttgcatactaaaataaggacaagatttggagtccatgcttgtatgatattatgtaaaaactgcattcaagaaacttatttttgatgtaatatattcttattgtaaaccattatgtaatggtcttatgTAAACggtatatattttagattatcattatttgataatctacgtaatgctttttaaacctttatagataaaataaaggttatggttgttttaaaaatgaatgcagtctttgaaaaacgtctcatatagaggtcaaaacctcgcgacgaaatcaattaatatggaacttttataatcaatatgaatgggacatttcatcgtGCACCCTACCGACTTGCACTGGCTGAAATGCAAGAGTTTCATAGCCAATTGCAAGAATCGTTAGATCATGGATTCATTCGagcaagtttctcgccttggggagctcctgttttgttcgtgaagaagaagaacGGATCTTTCTGGATGTGCATCGACTAccactgaacaagttgacgatcaagaatcgatatcccctgCCAAGGATTGATGATCTATTCAATCAACTGCAAAGATCAAGCGTTTACTCGAGATTGATTTAcggtcaggttatcaccagttgagggtgaagggagATGATATCCCTAAGACCGTGTTCTGAACTCGTTATGgttattatgagtttctcgtgatgccatttggtttaatgaatgcacctgccgtatttatggatcttatgaaccgtgtgtgtagcccTTACCTCGAAAAGTTCGTCATTGTCTTTATAAATGATATATTGATTTACtagaagagcgaagaagagcacgtgCAACACCTCATATTGGTGTAAGAATTGCTAAAGAAGGAAGAACTTTATGTCAAATTCTCTAAGTgtaagttttggttgaaggaagtgtaATACCTAGGCCACGTGGTTAGTAGAAATGGAATTCAAGTAGACCccaccaagatcgaagccattagtaaatgggagacaccGAAAACCCCGACCCAGATCTGACAATTTCTAGGACTTGCAGGCTATTACAGACAATTCATTCAGGATTTTTCCAGGATAGCTCGACCCCTGACTGCACTGATGCATAAGGGTAAGATATATGTGTGGTTACCAGAGCAAGAGTCCTCGTTTTAGTTACTGAAGCAGAAACTGTCCACTGCACCGATCTTATCGCTACATGAGGGAAACGAAGAtttcgtgatttattgtgacgcttcgcgataaggttttggttgtgtgttgatgcaacgcaCGAAGGTTATCACCTACGCCTCACGACAACTGAAGACTCACGAGCAAAATtacacaactcacgatttggagtttggagctgtagtttttgcacttaagatgtagagacattatctgtatggatcCAAGTTCACGGTgtacaccgaccacaagagtctcaaGCATAtgttcgatcagaagcaattaaacatgagacaATGTCGTTGGATTGAGTTTCTAAATGACTATGACTGCGATATACTCTATCACCCCGGGAAGGCGTATGTAGTAGCCGATTCCCTTAGCTCGAAAGGAGAGAACTCCACCTCTTAGAGTTTGGGTATTAAATCTGACTATTTGCATGAACCTCACCAACCAAATTCCGGAGGCTCAGTTAGAAGCTATGAAGGAAGAGAATATTTTGAACGAGATCCTTAGAGGACTACAGAAGCAATTTGAagttagggaagacggaacccggcattttgctggaagaatttgggttccACGATTTGGTGACCTAAGGAATGTAGTTCTCGATaaagcacataagacaagatattcgattcacccgggAATGGGAAAGATGTTTCATGACCTCCAAGAAcgttactggtggcctaacatgaaagctgataTATCTACGTATgttgggaagtgcttgacttgttccaaagtcaaggtCGAGCATCAGAAACTGTCAGGATTGCTGTAACAAccggagattcccgagtggaagtgggagtgcattaccatggattttatcacgaagtttccGAAGATCGTGAACGGtacgatttgggttatcgttgaccttctcacaaaatccgcacactttctgccaatgaaggAAACTGACAAGCTTAAGAAGCTTGCACGACTATTTTTGGAGGAGATTGTATCGAGACATGGAGTTCCAGTGTCCATCATCTCAGATCGGGATAGTCGTTTCACGTCTAGATTCTGGCAATCGTTGCAAGATGCACTGGGGACTCGAATGGATATGAGTACCGCCTATCACCCACAGACGGATGGTTAGAGcgagaggaccattcagactttggaagacatgcttcGCGCATGTGTGATTGACTTCGGGAATggctgggataaatatctaccttttgtgaaattttcctacaacaacagttatcattcaagcaTCAATGCTGCACCATTTGAGGcattttatggaagaaagtgtagatctccaaaCTGTTGGAACGAGCTGGGAGACAGACAGATCACTGTTCCggaaatcattcacgaaactaccgagaaaatcgttcagatCAAGGACCTATTAAAAACGGCcagaagtcgccaaaagagttacgccgataaTACAAGGAAACTGCTGGAGTTTGTAAaatgaaggtatcaccttggaaaggcgtaatACGATTTAGTAAGAGAGGGAAGCTAAACCCGAGATATGTTGGTCCATTCGAGATATCCAAACGAATTGGACCAGTGGCCTATCGGTTGGATCTGCCACCACAGCTTAGCGAGGTGCACAACACTTTCAACATgttgaatttgaagaagtgtttagctGAAGAAGATCTCACCATCCCTCTGGAAGAGATCCAAATCGATGAAAAGCTGCACTTTATCGAAGAACCTATAGAGGTTATGGACCGCGGGGTCAAACGTTTGAAGCAGAGCAACATTTCAATCGTTAAGATTCGTTGGAACGCtcatagaggaccagaattcacttgaaaatgagaggatcagatgaagtagAAATACCCTCATCTTTTCACAACGCCACCGTCGGCATCAGACTAAAATCTTGGGATGAgattttctttaaggggtaggtaatgtaacgacccgaatttttcgactTGCATTCTTATATGTGTTGTACATTTTATGTGCGTATATACTTCTGTCTTCTTGACGATTTCCTGAAGTTACGACTTAATTGTAAATTATTCGTGATACCTCAAAAACACGTATTTGCATGAATAGCCTACTTTAATATATTTTCGAATAAATTCGACCGTTAGCGTCACTAGCCGGAAGGACTTAGATATTTGGATGACTTACATTTTTCTTTGATAataattgaaatattattattattatgtttatttattatttattagtaataattatttaattaattattattttaatagaatttaattaattacttatgtacACTAGCTCACTACTTGGACTTAGCATTTTATTTGGACGAGAAGTATTATTTAATTTATGTCCCAACCTAATTAAATTAGTGAACTAGATGGAACATAGCTAACCCATTAAAATTAAGCCATTTAAGAATAAATCAACCCACCAACCAAAAAGTAAATGTTGCCACTACATTAGTACTTGATTTCCAACATCGTTGTCCATTCACCAACACACCAAATCCACCCTTATCCCCCTAAAACTTTCGGCCAACATCACCACTCTCATTATCTTCGTCATTTTTCAAGTTTTAAATTTTTCTTTAAGGAAGTTTTAGCTCTAGTTTCATTTCTTTTCAATTGCTTGCAAAGTTTGTAAGTTTTCTTGCTTTTTCATGCTTATCTTCACTTTACTTCATGCTTTTTAATTTCATACTCATCATCATCTAAGATCTAAGCTTTGTAGCTTATGGTCTCATGAATCTTTTTTAGttctaagctttttagcttttggtcTCGTGAATCTTTCTTAGATCTAAACTTTGTAGCTTATGGTCTCTTAAAAACATGAAGATCTAAGCTTCTAGCTTAAAGATCCATGACAAACTTGTTATTGTTTTGAAAATGGAAGAAAGATGCAATCTTTAGCACCTTGGTTGTAAAAGGTTGTAGCTTTCATCTACATTTAacctttttataatttttatggtgataaagatcaagtctttaaCACTTACATGTGCTAAAGATGCATAAATATGATATATGAACATAAAGTTTGAGTCTTTATCATCTAAATGTGATAAAGGAGCAAACTTGAACATAAAGTTTGAGTCTTTATCATCTAAATGTGATAAAGGAGCAAACTTGAACATAAGGCTTGAGTCTTTATCATCTAAAAGTGATAAAGGAGCAACCTTGAACATAAAGCTTGAGTCTTTATCATCTAAATGTGATAAAGGagcaaacttgaacataaagattgagtctttatcatctaaatatgATAAAGGTGCAACCTTTGCAAACTTAGAAGCTTGAAATGCTAAAAAGGTTGAAGCTTTCCTACTCCTATGTAGTAAAGATGCAATCTTTGTGAATATGAAAGCTTTGATTACTAAAAAGGTTGAAGTTTTACTACTTCCATGTAATAAAGATGCAACCTTTGTCAACATGAAAGCTTTAGACACCAAAAAGGGTGAAGCTATATTGCTTACATGCAATAAAAGTGCACCTTACTTGAGTTGGAAAGTGTCTAAACATTCATAGCAACTCGATCAGCCCATTCTTCTCAAAACAGCACACCTGGAGGTCCAAGAAGTTTACGATTTGGATTCCTCAGGTTGTGTAGATGATTTTTCATATAGGCCTCATCGCAATCCGTTGCACGGTTTGTGAAATACACCTTCGAAAAATAACTATGTTTTTCTTacaacgtgctgaaaattctgacccgcTCACGTTTTGACCGACGCCACGATCAAAGACATTGAGTTGGGGTCTTATTTTTGGACAGCtgcaagaggactcacaaacggagccttggccactgatctCGCATCATTTGGTTATGTATAGAGGAcacaacagctgtccaaagtcgAGTATTAAAAACCGATCTCTTTTTGAAAAATAAAACTTAGTTTTCTTTAgagtatgatgatgatgttgtatgtATGACTAGAAAAATTAGAAACTCACTAGACCAAATCATTGAGTAAGTGACtataacttaggttgaggacacgTTAGACTGGACACcttacttacttgttgttacttGTTATCGTGGTTGAGCACTCAAGGTGAGATATTGTTCCCTTTTTAAACTTCTAAACtattttgggacttagaatacatgcgttgttttacgttttacatactagacacgggtACTTAAACTAGGGGTTATATAATGGCACGAAATTCCCTTTAGCTTAGTAACGGTTAGTTGTTGTTTTCTCGCCGATAAgaccgaatcttagatatggatccatagggtttgaaaaccccactcaggctagtcgcgctagctggACAACGGGTGTGTAAGTaactagatgaaatgtcccgttcttattgattaaaaacgttccatattaattgatttcgttgcgaggttttgacctctatatgagacgtttttcaaagactgcattcatttttaaaacaaaccataacctttatttcataaataaatgtttaaaaagctttacgtagattatcaaataatgataatctaaaatatcctgtttacacacgaccattacataatggtttacaatacaaatatgttacatcgaaatcagtttcttgaatgcagtttttacacaacatcatacaaacatggactccaaatcttgtccttattttagtatgcaacagcggaagctcttagtattcacctgagaataaacatgctttaaacgtcaacaaaaatgttggtgagttataggtttaacctatatatatcaaatcgtaacaatagaccacaagatttcatatttcaatacacatcccatacatagagataaaaatcattcatatggtgaacacctggtaaccgacattaacaagatgcatatatataagaatatccccatcatttcgggacacccttcggatatgatataaatttcaaagtactaaagcattcggtactttggatggggtttgttaggcccaatagatctatctttaggatttgcgtcaattagggtgtctgttccctaattcttagattaccagacttaataaaaaggggcatattcgatttcgataattcaaccatagaatgtagtttaacatacttgtgtctattttgtaaatcatttataaaacctgcatgtattctcatcccaaaaatattagattttaaaagtgggactataactcactttcacatatttttacttcatcgggaagtaagacttggccactggttgattcacgaacctataacaatatatacatatatatcaaagtatgtttaaaatatatttacaacacttttaatatattttgatgttttaagtttattaagtcagctgtcctcgttagtaacctacaactagttgtccacagttagatgtacagaaataaatcgataaatattatcttgaatcaatccacaacccagtgtatacgtatcttagtatagatcacaactcaaactatatatattttggaatcaacctcaaccctatatagctaactccaacattcacatatagagtgtctatggttgttccaaaatatatatagatgtgtcgacatgataggtcgaaacattgtatacgtgtcaatggtatctcaagattacataatatacaatacaagttgattaagttatggttggaatagatttgttaccaattttcacgtagctaaaatgagaaaaattatccaatcttgttttacccataacttcttcattttaaatccgttttgagtgaatcaaatttctatggtttcatattgaactctattttatgaatctaaacagaaaagtataggtttatagtcggaaaaataagttacaagtcgtttttgtaaaggtagtcatttcagtcgaaagaacgacgtttagatgaccattttagaaaacatacttccactttgagtttaaccataatttttggatatagtttcatgttcataataaaaatcattttctcagaataacaacttttaaatcaaagtttatcatagtttttaattaactaacccaaaacagcccgcggtgttactacgacggcgtaaatccggttttacggtgtttttcgtgtttccaggttttaaatcattaagttagaatatcatatagatatagtacatgtgtgtagttaatattaaaagtcaagttagaaggattaacttttgtttgcgaacaagtttagaattaactaaactatgttctagtgattacgagtttaaaccttcgaataagatagttttatatatatgaatcgaatgatgttatgaacataattactacctcaagtttagtaggtaaacctactggaagtgacaagaaatgatctagcttcaaaggatcttggatggcttgaaagttcttgaagtaggatcatgacacaaaaacaagttcaagtaagatttttactcgaattaagatagtttatagttatagaaattgaatcaaagtttgaatatgaatattaccttgaataagaaagataacctactgtatataacaaaggtttcttgatcttagatgattacttggaatggattagaaagcttggaagtaaattagtaaacttgaagggatttttgaagtgttcttgaagtgttcttcctatgatgattatagcttgattcttgaagtgatttttgatgaagatgatgattaactactggaaaaatacgttcataatagtgtgtgtgtgttgagagagaattagaaagagaattggaagtgaaatggagtgaatgatgagtggtaattggtgagtggtgagtggggttaaaaggagttctagttagttgactagctcatggtagaagttaaaattgattagtcatacatgacataatcaagagtggaatcccatgctagtttctattggtatatactcatagtaagtacgttttgaagctgtgtataatacgggtaagaatacgactagaattcttgatgaaagaaaagaatggaaaagtaactgtaaccattttcgttaagtatgagtgttttgatatatgtcttgaagtcttacaaaagtattttaatacatctaaatacactacttgtatatacattttagctgagtcgttaagtcatcgttagtcgttacatgtaagtgttgttttgaaacctttaagttaacgatctcaattaatgttgttaacccattgtttattatatctaatgagatgttaaattattatattatcatgatattatgatatattaatatatcttaatatgatatatatacatttaaatgtcgttacaacgataatcgttacatatatgtctcgtttcgaaatccttaagttagtagtcttgtttatatgtatataactcattgttaatatacttatggagatacttacttatcataatctcatgttaaccatatgtatatccatatatatatatcgtcatgtcgtttttacaagttttaacgttcgtgaatcgctggtcaacttgggtgg
This genomic interval carries:
- the LOC139901166 gene encoding uncharacterized protein is translated as MKETDKLKKLARLFLEEIVSRHGVPVSIISDRDSRFTSRFWQSLQDALGTRMDMSTAYHPQTDVIIQASMLHHLRHFMEESVDLQTVSPWKGVIRFSKRGKLNPRYVGPFEISKRIGPVAYRLDLPPQLSEVHNTFNMLNLKKCLAEEDLTIPLEEIQIDEKLHFIEEPIEVMDRGVKRLKQSNISIVKIRWNAHRGPEFT